In one Desulfovibrio sp. TomC genomic region, the following are encoded:
- a CDS encoding sensor domain-containing diguanylate cyclase — protein sequence MMENALFESHFDLIPFGIYVVDAATNCIIYCNKAFHEHFGNHIGRCCHLALYERESPCPWCHLPELMTAQGRPNGQTRVFEHFNESDDRWYQMQVRAMTWPDGRVVRYAIAVDISQLKATQNQLAEAHATLALTNLELVRLSTTDMLTGLANRQHVETLLLAGLAGRAEEGTPYSLIMLDIDHFKAINDRYGHLRGDAVLRALPGMLRQGVPTGATVGRWGGEEFLVSCPGMRLAEAYVLAEKLRLAIAGIDLAEVGAITCSFGVVEARTGDDLETLLTRVDHALYAAKDLGRNRVETG from the coding sequence ATGATGGAGAATGCCCTGTTTGAAAGCCATTTCGACCTGATCCCGTTTGGCATCTATGTGGTGGACGCGGCCACGAACTGCATCATCTACTGCAACAAGGCCTTTCACGAGCATTTTGGCAACCATATCGGCCGCTGTTGCCACCTGGCCCTCTATGAGCGCGAGTCGCCCTGTCCCTGGTGCCATCTGCCGGAGCTGATGACCGCCCAGGGGCGGCCCAACGGGCAAACCCGGGTGTTTGAGCATTTCAATGAATCCGATGACCGCTGGTACCAGATGCAGGTGCGGGCCATGACCTGGCCTGACGGGCGGGTGGTGCGCTATGCCATTGCCGTGGACATCTCCCAGCTCAAGGCCACCCAGAACCAGTTGGCCGAAGCCCATGCCACCCTTGCCCTGACCAATCTCGAACTGGTGCGCCTCTCCACCACCGACATGCTCACCGGACTGGCCAACCGCCAACATGTCGAGACCTTGCTGCTGGCCGGATTGGCTGGGAGGGCCGAGGAGGGGACCCCCTACAGCCTGATCATGCTTGATATCGACCATTTCAAGGCCATAAACGACCGTTATGGCCATCTGCGCGGCGACGCCGTGCTCCGGGCTTTGCCCGGGATGTTGCGACAAGGCGTGCCAACAGGGGCGACCGTTGGACGCTGGGGCGGAGAGGAATTCTTGGTCAGCTGCCCGGGGATGCGTCTGGCCGAGGCCTATGTCCTGGCCGAGAAGTTGCGTCTGGCCATAGCGGGGATTGATCTGGCGGAGGTGGGCGCCATCACCTGCAGTTTCGGCGTGGTCGAGGCCCGGACCGGCGACGATCTGGAAACCCTGCTGACGCGCGTCGATCATGCCCTGTATGCGGCCAAGGATCTCGGGCGCAACCGGGTCGAGACGGGCTGA
- a CDS encoding PAS domain-containing sensor histidine kinase: MLESALLQTHFDVIPFGIYVVDVATYELVFINRHYRESLGPVEGGACYKVLYDNDAPCLHCRIPQVLTAEGMPNGQTAIYDYYNERDEKWAQIQEKAMGWPDGRVVKYAIAVDISQLKDTQNRLAEAHAELAIRNRELARQNTALMANMDLREHVERIARHDLKAPLSALIGLPQVLQENYDLPPEAAHIVGLIEQAAHSMLDMLNQSLVLYRLETGAFVLTPHPLDILDLASRTCARLCAMAISRGRTLETTLSGGAVPAGARVEYAGDDLLLGPMLQNLLVNALEASPDGGRVAVDVQPGPQAIRLVVTNVGEVPPEIRSRMFDKYVTVGKRGGTGLGAYSAALAAKAHGGDIALDAGVPGHTTIIVTLPRVGVAVA, translated from the coding sequence ATGCTCGAAAGCGCCCTGTTGCAAACGCACTTCGACGTCATCCCTTTCGGAATCTACGTCGTGGACGTGGCCACGTACGAGTTGGTCTTCATCAACCGCCACTACCGGGAGAGCCTTGGTCCAGTGGAAGGGGGGGCGTGTTACAAGGTCCTTTACGACAATGACGCCCCGTGTCTGCATTGCCGCATCCCGCAGGTGTTGACTGCCGAAGGGATGCCAAACGGCCAGACCGCCATCTACGATTACTATAACGAACGCGACGAGAAGTGGGCCCAGATCCAGGAAAAAGCCATGGGCTGGCCCGACGGCCGGGTGGTCAAATACGCCATTGCCGTGGACATCTCGCAACTCAAGGATACGCAGAACCGGCTGGCCGAGGCCCATGCCGAATTGGCCATACGCAACCGGGAATTGGCCAGACAGAATACGGCCCTGATGGCGAACATGGATTTGCGTGAGCATGTGGAGCGCATCGCCCGCCATGATCTCAAGGCCCCGCTGTCCGCGCTTATCGGCCTGCCCCAGGTGCTCCAGGAAAATTACGATCTGCCGCCTGAGGCGGCCCATATTGTGGGGCTCATTGAGCAGGCCGCCCATTCCATGTTGGATATGCTCAACCAGTCCTTGGTGCTCTACCGCCTGGAAACCGGCGCCTTCGTCCTCACCCCCCATCCTCTGGATATCCTGGATCTGGCCAGCCGCACCTGCGCCCGGCTTTGCGCCATGGCCATTTCCCGGGGACGCACCCTGGAGACGACTCTGTCCGGGGGCGCAGTGCCGGCCGGAGCCCGGGTGGAATACGCCGGCGACGATCTGCTCCTTGGCCCCATGCTGCAAAACCTCCTTGTCAATGCCCTGGAGGCTTCGCCGGACGGCGGTCGCGTGGCCGTGGATGTCCAGCCCGGACCGCAGGCCATCCGCCTTGTCGTCACGAATGTCGGCGAAGTGCCGCCGGAGATACGCTCCAGGATGTTTGACAAGTATGTCACTGTGGGCAAGCGGGGAGGGACCGGCCTTGGAGCCTATTCCGCCGCCCTGGCCGCCAAAGCCCACGGAGGGGACATCGCGCTTGACGCCGGCGTCCCCGGGCACACCACCATCATCGTCACCCTGCCTCGGGTCGGAGTCGCTGTCGCATGA
- a CDS encoding response regulator yields the protein MKSLRILVVDDSGLTVKKMTKLLEDLGHEVAGVATTGQQAVERFAAVAPDVTTMDITMPDMNGIEATRRILADHPGACIIIVTSHGQEQMVMDAIEAGAKGYILKPVKQEKLAETLDTVVAKYL from the coding sequence ATGAAATCCCTACGCATTCTGGTGGTGGACGATTCAGGCCTCACCGTGAAAAAAATGACCAAGCTCCTGGAAGACCTCGGCCACGAGGTGGCCGGCGTGGCCACCACCGGCCAACAGGCTGTGGAGCGCTTCGCCGCGGTGGCCCCGGACGTCACCACCATGGACATCACCATGCCGGATATGAACGGCATTGAGGCCACCCGGCGCATCCTGGCCGACCACCCCGGGGCCTGCATTATCATCGTCACTTCCCACGGCCAGGAACAAATGGTCATGGACGCCATCGAGGCCGGGGCCAAAGGCTATATCCTCAAACCCGTCAAACAGGAAAAACTGGCTGAAACCCTCGATACCGTTGTGGCCAAATACCTGTGA
- a CDS encoding ATP-binding protein, protein MAWRRLRSLRTRLLWLVVLTLAPIIALHVASSLEKRRMAREAVESGMHSIADLAAGNAQALLSSASEVLNGLTHLQPVTQREPDASAKVFADAKNIFPNFVQLFLIAPDGSLVAAAPASDATPSPVAHSWLAQALDNPDRTIDGYQTGQGAVPAGLLLAHAVKDSAGTLGGVCAVVLRPDWFAAIFNGIRMPEAAQACLFDDKGLMLAAWPSTPAALGRPVPGTEALLPRLKSEARAIDWTGPGLDGVEHHAIFSPVGPLGENRLYIRLSQPEAIHAAVLATTWQRDMFFFGLSVALALGAAYLFNQIFLLRPGEQLASMAKGMAAGDLDRRSGLAAGQGEMADLGRALDAMADKLRQRIQFTQELIDAIPLPLFYKDLDGRYLGCNTPYTRDIRPREVIIGQTVHAMENPDRARLCAEMDQAALTSPHRTVGYETSLEYSDGSVRDLIVFKSLFRDVSGAPAGIIGVLLDISARKRSEQKLIASQTRYQLLLDSMHDGFVVVSSDYRLVESNPAFRAMLGYDADELSAMTYRDITPEAWHPIEAQILAEVDAGGFSEVFEKEYRHKDGHIFPVALRLHRHPAGLGDERRYFAVVRDITDVKVIESELRQAKEAAETANRAKSDFLAKMSHEIRTPLHAVIGMTELTLGTELSLQQRDALETVREAGGNLLAIINDILDLSRIEAKRLELVTEDYDLRRTLAGVARTLRPQALHKGLILSLVIAPDVPRYIRGDQGRLRQILINLLGNAVKFTEHGSVSLRACILAEPDRLELIVADTGVGIPPDRLERVFDMFTQADSSVTRHFGGTGLGLAICRELCRLMGGVIEAQSTPGLGSLFRVRLPLTPALAIPPQSAPQAEPERPVTRVLHILLAEDNPVNVKVATTFLSRRGHRTTVAPDGRQALRHLADDTFDLVLMDIEMPELDGMEATRRLRSGQAGPKNRHVPVVAMTAHAFSGFMERCLDSGMTDFLPKPLDFKTLDKLLGRIAGGIDSQGVSPPPVAESETALDSQAALRRLGDDTDLLREIEDDFLRQYPRKLRLVSLCSDKENWSEAALAAHSLKNIAGAVGAESSRRLAGRLEIMLRENDASAAHEVFLALKQHLEAAAQAIKAKLPLPADPVRTTK, encoded by the coding sequence ATGGCGTGGCGACGGCTTCGAAGCCTGCGCACCCGATTGCTATGGCTTGTTGTGCTGACGCTGGCCCCGATCATTGCGCTCCATGTGGCCTCTTCCCTGGAAAAACGCCGTATGGCCCGCGAAGCGGTCGAAAGCGGGATGCACAGCATTGCCGATCTGGCCGCCGGCAATGCCCAGGCCCTGCTGTCCAGCGCCAGTGAAGTGCTCAACGGCCTGACGCATCTCCAGCCGGTCACGCAGCGAGAGCCTGACGCCAGCGCCAAGGTATTCGCCGACGCCAAAAACATTTTCCCCAATTTTGTCCAATTATTCCTCATAGCGCCCGATGGCAGTCTGGTGGCTGCAGCACCCGCTTCCGACGCAACGCCCTCCCCTGTCGCACATTCCTGGCTGGCCCAGGCCCTGGACAATCCCGACCGGACCATAGACGGGTACCAGACCGGCCAGGGGGCTGTTCCGGCCGGCCTGCTCCTGGCCCACGCCGTGAAAGACAGCGCGGGAACACTCGGAGGCGTTTGCGCCGTCGTGCTGCGCCCGGACTGGTTCGCCGCCATTTTTAACGGTATCCGGATGCCGGAAGCGGCCCAGGCCTGCCTGTTTGACGACAAGGGTTTGATGCTGGCCGCCTGGCCGAGCACCCCTGCCGCCCTCGGCCGCCCTGTGCCCGGAACCGAAGCCCTGCTGCCCCGCTTAAAGAGCGAAGCGCGAGCCATCGACTGGACCGGGCCTGGCCTGGACGGCGTAGAGCATCATGCCATTTTTTCCCCGGTTGGCCCCCTCGGCGAGAACCGCCTGTATATCCGCCTGAGCCAGCCGGAGGCGATCCATGCCGCCGTCCTGGCCACGACCTGGCAACGCGACATGTTCTTTTTCGGCCTGTCCGTGGCCCTGGCCCTGGGGGCAGCCTACCTGTTCAACCAGATTTTCCTCTTGCGCCCGGGCGAACAGCTTGCCTCCATGGCCAAGGGCATGGCCGCCGGCGATCTTGACCGCCGCTCCGGCCTCGCCGCCGGTCAGGGGGAAATGGCCGACCTTGGCCGGGCGTTGGACGCAATGGCCGACAAATTGCGTCAGCGGATCCAATTCACCCAAGAGCTCATCGACGCCATCCCCCTGCCGCTTTTTTACAAAGACCTCGACGGCCGTTACCTGGGCTGCAATACGCCCTATACGCGCGACATCCGGCCCCGCGAGGTCATCATCGGCCAGACCGTGCATGCCATGGAAAATCCGGACCGGGCCAGACTGTGCGCGGAAATGGATCAGGCGGCCTTAACCAGTCCACACCGCACCGTTGGATATGAAACATCCTTGGAATATAGCGACGGGTCCGTGCGCGACCTCATTGTCTTCAAGTCGTTGTTCCGCGACGTCTCGGGCGCGCCAGCCGGCATTATCGGCGTCCTGCTGGACATTTCCGCCCGCAAGCGTTCGGAACAAAAACTGATCGCCTCCCAGACCCGCTACCAACTGCTGTTGGACTCCATGCACGATGGGTTCGTCGTGGTCTCCAGCGACTATCGGCTGGTTGAGTCCAACCCGGCCTTTCGGGCCATGCTCGGCTACGATGCAGACGAACTTTCGGCCATGACCTACCGGGACATCACCCCCGAAGCCTGGCACCCCATCGAGGCACAAATCCTGGCCGAAGTCGACGCCGGAGGCTTCTCCGAGGTCTTTGAAAAGGAATACCGCCATAAGGACGGCCACATTTTCCCCGTTGCCCTGCGACTACACCGCCACCCGGCCGGCCTTGGAGACGAGCGCCGCTACTTTGCCGTGGTGCGCGACATTACCGACGTCAAGGTCATCGAGTCCGAACTCCGCCAGGCCAAAGAAGCGGCCGAAACCGCCAACCGGGCCAAAAGCGATTTCCTGGCCAAGATGAGCCACGAAATCCGCACCCCCCTGCACGCCGTCATCGGCATGACCGAGCTGACCCTTGGCACAGAGCTGTCCCTGCAACAACGCGATGCCCTGGAAACAGTCCGTGAAGCCGGCGGCAACCTGCTCGCCATCATAAACGACATTCTCGATCTCTCACGCATTGAGGCCAAAAGGCTGGAACTGGTCACCGAGGACTACGACCTGCGCCGCACCCTGGCCGGCGTGGCCCGCACGCTGCGCCCCCAGGCGCTGCACAAGGGACTCATCCTGTCCCTGGTTATCGCCCCGGACGTGCCGCGCTACATTCGGGGCGACCAGGGCAGGCTGCGCCAGATTCTCATTAACCTCCTCGGCAATGCCGTTAAATTCACCGAACACGGCAGCGTCAGCCTGCGCGCCTGTATCCTGGCCGAGCCGGACCGCCTGGAACTGATCGTCGCCGATACCGGCGTCGGCATTCCCCCCGACCGCCTGGAGCGAGTGTTTGACATGTTCACCCAGGCCGATTCCAGCGTAACCCGCCACTTCGGCGGCACCGGCCTGGGGCTGGCCATCTGCCGGGAACTCTGCCGGCTTATGGGCGGCGTCATCGAAGCCCAGAGCACCCCTGGCTTGGGGAGCCTGTTTCGGGTTCGCCTGCCTCTGACCCCGGCCCTGGCCATCCCTCCCCAGTCAGCACCCCAGGCCGAGCCCGAACGGCCGGTCACCAGAGTTCTTCACATTCTTCTGGCCGAAGACAACCCGGTCAACGTCAAGGTGGCCACGACCTTTTTATCCCGACGCGGCCACCGGACAACCGTGGCTCCCGACGGCCGGCAGGCCTTGCGCCATCTGGCAGACGATACGTTTGATCTGGTGCTCATGGATATTGAAATGCCGGAACTTGACGGCATGGAGGCCACAAGGCGGCTGCGCAGCGGCCAGGCCGGTCCGAAAAACCGCCACGTGCCCGTGGTGGCCATGACCGCCCACGCCTTTTCCGGATTCATGGAGCGTTGCTTGGACTCTGGGATGACCGATTTTCTTCCCAAGCCACTGGATTTTAAGACGCTGGACAAACTTCTGGGCCGCATTGCCGGCGGCATCGACAGCCAAGGCGTTTCCCCGCCCCCGGTTGCCGAGTCGGAGACGGCATTGGATTCGCAGGCCGCGTTGCGCCGTCTGGGCGACGACACGGACCTGCTGCGGGAGATCGAAGACGATTTCCTGCGCCAGTATCCCCGCAAGCTGCGGCTGGTCAGTCTCTGTAGCGACAAGGAAAACTGGAGCGAGGCAGCCCTGGCCGCCCATTCGCTCAAAAACATCGCCGGCGCCGTAGGAGCGGAATCGTCCCGTCGTCTGGCCGGACGTCTGGAAATCATGCTGCGCGAAAATGATGCTTCCGCTGCCCACGAGGTGTTTCTCGCCCTCAAACAGCATCTGGAGGCCGCCGCGCAAGCCATCAAGGCCAAGCTCCCGCTGCCGGCAGATCCTGTTCGCACCACAAAATAA
- a CDS encoding chemotaxis protein CheX: MTEHLDVKAFLDALTARTSTFFLEELGLATTETAFHFDDVQKLDLRHLTAILSATGQLKLYLAYSFDASLIEAAFAAYTADLDIAEEEREDAMQETAGDIINIIVGNALADVANNGPSIALSPPIIITEAKSVMRHRGAKFASAELTADAGALAIHLIGPGELFDDALEYVKE; this comes from the coding sequence ATGACCGAACACCTGGACGTGAAAGCCTTTCTGGACGCGCTGACGGCACGGACCAGTACTTTTTTTCTCGAAGAACTCGGTCTTGCCACCACAGAGACCGCCTTTCATTTCGATGATGTGCAAAAGCTTGATCTGCGCCACCTGACCGCCATTTTGAGCGCCACCGGCCAGCTGAAGCTCTATCTCGCCTACAGTTTCGATGCCTCGCTCATTGAAGCGGCCTTTGCCGCCTATACCGCCGACCTCGACATTGCCGAGGAGGAGCGCGAGGACGCCATGCAGGAGACCGCCGGCGACATTATCAACATCATCGTGGGCAATGCCCTGGCCGACGTGGCCAACAACGGCCCCTCCATCGCCTTGTCCCCGCCCATCATCATCACCGAGGCCAAGTCGGTCATGCGCCACCGCGGGGCGAAATTCGCCTCGGCCGAGCTGACCGCCGATGCCGGCGCTCTGGCCATCCATCTGATCGGCCCGGGTGAACTGTTTGACGACGCACTTGAGTATGTGAAGGAGTAA
- a CDS encoding hybrid sensor histidine kinase/response regulator — protein MSDPRILLVSDNPSLAAAVERHCGMLSGLGAVQIRDPDAAVALLAAGDRGLVLLCVVDLALSETAVRALAAAAASGAIPWLAVAERYRPQFRDLAQELDAIDFVVAEAEDPQSVARFVDRLLKNRSARILVVEDSAFMRLFLRRQLRRYQFRVHMVASAAMALAVLEQRPDITAVIIDYDMPEQNGVELTRTIRRRFRQREICLIGISGKAPRSISAEFLKSGGDDYLHKPFEREELYCRVLHGVEAVERMLEIKRLERLRRMFLSMLAHDLKSPAGGIVGAANLILDGVCGDIGGEVREMAAVISQAGRRLCTLAANMQDLTRLETGHLEPALAASHLDALIMERVRLAEATAAGKGIRVEARVPDLPVMLFDPDLMARLLDNLLSNAIKFSPAKSLVRLTLFLAQNEVVVRVSDQGPGILIEERHRLFKPFERLSARPTAGEKSLGLGLAIAEGIAVAHGGRIWVESDPGQGAAFCFTLPLMPALDQFDACSCS, from the coding sequence ATGTCCGACCCGAGAATCCTCCTTGTCTCCGATAATCCAAGTTTGGCTGCCGCTGTTGAGCGGCATTGCGGCATGTTGTCCGGGCTTGGGGCCGTGCAGATCCGTGATCCCGACGCCGCCGTGGCCTTGCTGGCCGCCGGGGATCGAGGCCTCGTGCTCCTGTGCGTCGTGGATCTGGCTCTGTCTGAAACGGCGGTGCGGGCATTGGCGGCAGCAGCGGCCAGCGGCGCGATTCCCTGGCTGGCCGTGGCCGAACGCTACCGGCCGCAGTTCCGCGATCTGGCCCAGGAACTGGACGCCATCGACTTTGTCGTGGCCGAGGCCGAGGACCCGCAGTCCGTGGCGCGGTTTGTGGACCGGCTGCTTAAAAACCGTTCGGCCCGCATCCTGGTGGTGGAAGATTCCGCTTTCATGCGGCTTTTTTTGCGTCGTCAACTGCGCCGTTACCAGTTTCGCGTCCACATGGTCGCCTCGGCGGCCATGGCCCTGGCTGTCCTCGAACAGCGCCCGGATATCACTGCCGTCATTATCGATTACGACATGCCGGAACAAAACGGCGTGGAGCTGACCCGCACCATCAGGCGGCGTTTCCGCCAGCGCGAAATCTGTCTCATCGGTATTTCGGGCAAGGCTCCCCGGTCCATTTCAGCGGAATTTCTCAAAAGCGGCGGCGACGACTACCTGCATAAGCCCTTTGAGCGCGAGGAGCTGTATTGCCGGGTGCTGCACGGCGTCGAGGCCGTGGAAAGGATGCTTGAAATCAAGCGTCTGGAGCGCCTGCGCCGGATGTTTCTGTCCATGCTGGCCCATGATCTGAAAAGCCCGGCCGGCGGGATCGTCGGCGCGGCCAATCTGATCCTCGACGGCGTATGCGGCGATATCGGGGGCGAAGTCCGGGAGATGGCGGCGGTGATCAGCCAGGCCGGACGCCGGCTGTGTACCCTGGCCGCCAACATGCAGGACCTCACCCGCCTGGAAACAGGCCACCTGGAGCCGGCGCTGGCGGCCTCGCATCTCGACGCCCTGATCATGGAACGGGTCAGGCTGGCCGAAGCCACGGCTGCCGGCAAGGGGATCCGGGTCGAGGCCCGGGTGCCGGATCTGCCGGTCATGCTGTTTGATCCCGACCTCATGGCCCGGTTGCTCGACAACCTGCTTTCCAATGCCATCAAGTTTTCGCCGGCGAAAAGTCTGGTGCGTCTCACGTTGTTCTTGGCCCAAAACGAGGTGGTGGTGCGGGTCAGCGATCAGGGGCCGGGCATCCTCATTGAGGAGCGGCATCGACTGTTCAAGCCCTTTGAACGCCTGTCGGCCCGGCCCACAGCCGGGGAAAAAAGCCTCGGTCTGGGGTTGGCCATTGCCGAAGGCATTGCCGTGGCCCACGGCGGACGCATTTGGGTGGAATCCGACCCGGGGCAGGGTGCGGCCTTCTGCTTTACCCTGCCCCTGATGCCGGCGCTGGATCAGTTCGACGCCTGCTCCTGCTCGTAG
- a CDS encoding acetate uptake transporter — MDARLANPAPLGLMGFGMTTILLNIHNAGWFPIGSMVLAMGIFYGGMAQVIAGILEFRKGNTFGLTAFASYGFFWLTLCGLIMLPKLGLAEPTPEAFMGWFLFLWGIFTLFMFLGTLGGNFVLKFVFGSLTVLFFLLAARDWLESAAIGRLAGYEGILCGASACYLAMAEVLNEKYGRTVLPVG, encoded by the coding sequence ATGGATGCCAGACTGGCCAATCCTGCACCGCTTGGCCTCATGGGCTTCGGCATGACCACCATTTTACTCAACATCCACAACGCCGGATGGTTTCCCATCGGCTCCATGGTCCTGGCCATGGGCATTTTTTACGGCGGCATGGCGCAAGTCATTGCCGGCATCCTGGAATTTCGAAAGGGGAACACCTTTGGCCTGACGGCCTTTGCCAGCTATGGATTCTTCTGGCTCACGCTGTGCGGTCTTATCATGCTGCCCAAGCTTGGCCTGGCCGAGCCCACCCCGGAGGCCTTTATGGGCTGGTTTCTCTTTCTCTGGGGCATATTCACCCTGTTTATGTTTCTGGGGACCCTGGGCGGCAACTTCGTGTTGAAATTCGTCTTCGGTTCCCTGACCGTGCTTTTTTTCCTGCTGGCTGCCCGGGACTGGCTGGAATCGGCAGCGATTGGCCGCTTGGCCGGCTACGAGGGTATCCTGTGCGGGGCCAGCGCTTGCTATCTGGCCATGGCTGAGGTGCTAAACGAAAAATACGGTCGCACGGTGCTGCCTGTGGGTTGA
- a CDS encoding glycosyltransferase — protein MISVVLPARNAAATLPAALDSLAGQTLDDFEVVIVDDGSDDGGATRAVAAAFSGRDSRFRLLSRPHRGIVAALEAGIAAARGWAIARMDADDLCHPDRLLRQARHLDANPAVGLVSCQVAFGGDARAAQGYQTHIDWCNSLTSYQAIRLGIFRESPLPHPSVLFRRELIDRHGGYRAGDFPEDYELWLRWLEAGVVMDKLPQTLLTWNDPPGRLSRVDSRYHTEAFFRIKAGYLARFLARINPCHPRVIVAGAGRITRRRAERLLDHGIVIEAWLDIDPDKVGKRVAGRPVLPWDAVPGPEACFVLPYVACRGATEEILDRLQSRGFVLGQNCLPAA, from the coding sequence ATGATTTCCGTTGTCCTGCCGGCCCGCAATGCCGCCGCCACCCTGCCCGCCGCCCTGGACAGTCTGGCCGGCCAGACCCTGGACGACTTTGAGGTCGTCATCGTGGACGACGGTTCCGACGACGGCGGGGCCACCCGCGCCGTTGCCGCCGCCTTTTCCGGCCGCGACAGTCGCTTTCGTCTGCTGTCCCGCCCCCACCGCGGCATCGTCGCCGCCCTCGAAGCCGGCATTGCGGCAGCTCGAGGCTGGGCCATCGCCCGCATGGACGCCGACGACCTCTGCCATCCCGATCGCCTGTTGCGTCAGGCCCGGCACCTCGACGCCAATCCGGCTGTGGGGCTGGTGTCGTGCCAGGTGGCCTTTGGCGGGGATGCCCGGGCCGCCCAGGGCTACCAGACCCATATTGACTGGTGCAACAGCCTGACATCGTATCAGGCGATCCGGTTGGGCATTTTCCGGGAATCCCCCCTGCCCCACCCTTCGGTGCTGTTTCGCCGGGAACTGATTGATCGCCACGGCGGCTACCGGGCTGGCGATTTCCCCGAGGATTACGAGTTGTGGCTACGCTGGCTGGAGGCCGGCGTGGTCATGGATAAACTGCCGCAGACGCTCTTGACCTGGAACGACCCGCCCGGACGACTTTCCCGGGTTGACTCCCGCTACCATACCGAGGCCTTCTTCCGGATCAAGGCCGGCTATTTGGCCCGCTTCCTGGCTCGGATCAATCCCTGCCATCCCCGGGTCATCGTGGCCGGGGCCGGACGCATCACCCGCCGCCGGGCCGAACGACTCCTGGACCACGGCATCGTCATCGAGGCCTGGCTCGATATTGATCCCGACAAGGTGGGCAAACGCGTGGCCGGCCGGCCGGTCCTGCCTTGGGATGCCGTGCCCGGCCCGGAGGCCTGTTTCGTGCTGCCCTATGTGGCCTGCCGGGGAGCGACTGAAGAGATCCTCGACCGCTTGCAGTCCCGGGGCTTTGTTCTCGGACAAAACTGCCTGCCGGCCGCCTGA